One part of the Sorangiineae bacterium MSr11954 genome encodes these proteins:
- a CDS encoding LUD domain-containing protein — protein sequence MSDRSRDHVLRSLRAATAGMTPVALPERSFTGVRFADVEAQFAKSVAEVGGRCIFAEDAALESTLLQLPAYAAAKRVLSRVPGLARANVERAELRAPRETWNIDFCVLPGELGVAENGAVWVVEAGFSHRAAWFLAEHMALVVPARKLVHNMHEAYERIELGSAGFATFVSGPSKTADIEQSLVIGAQGPRSCTVLVTRGPA from the coding sequence GCAGCCGCGATCACGTGCTTCGTTCCCTGCGCGCCGCCACCGCCGGGATGACACCGGTGGCGTTGCCGGAGCGCAGCTTCACCGGGGTGCGCTTTGCCGACGTGGAGGCGCAGTTTGCGAAGAGCGTGGCGGAGGTGGGCGGACGCTGCATTTTTGCAGAAGATGCGGCCCTCGAATCGACACTTTTGCAGCTCCCCGCGTACGCCGCGGCCAAGCGCGTTTTATCCCGCGTGCCCGGCCTCGCGCGCGCGAACGTGGAGCGCGCCGAGCTGCGCGCGCCGCGCGAGACGTGGAATATCGACTTTTGCGTGCTGCCGGGGGAGCTCGGCGTGGCCGAGAACGGCGCGGTGTGGGTGGTGGAGGCGGGGTTCTCGCACCGCGCGGCGTGGTTTCTGGCCGAGCATATGGCGCTGGTGGTGCCGGCGCGGAAGCTCGTGCACAACATGCACGAGGCGTATGAACGGATTGAGCTGGGCAGCGCTGGATTTGCCACCTTCGTCTCCGGGCCCTCGAAGACGGCCGATATCGAGCAGTCGCTCGTGATCGGTGCGCAGGGGCCCCGATCGTGTACTGTGCTCGTCACCCGCGGGCCGGCCTAG
- a CDS encoding DUF4377 domain-containing protein — MKTNRSVGSIASTAALCAMAAIISGCGNGTASGSGTASPTAASTDDGGASSGGGSGGGAAAGEVREIEVDSQLADCTGVGPQKCLKIRRTPGAQWEFWYSGIEGFKHQAGTKYRLRIREEKVPNPPADAPNVRWVLVEVLEQSAAKP; from the coding sequence ATGAAAACGAATCGGAGCGTGGGAAGCATCGCGAGCACGGCCGCGCTTTGCGCGATGGCCGCCATCATCTCCGGCTGCGGCAATGGCACGGCCAGCGGCTCCGGCACGGCATCGCCCACGGCGGCATCGACCGACGACGGCGGCGCATCGAGCGGCGGAGGGTCGGGCGGCGGCGCGGCGGCGGGCGAGGTCCGCGAGATCGAGGTCGACTCGCAGCTCGCCGACTGCACCGGGGTGGGCCCGCAAAAGTGCCTGAAGATCCGGCGGACGCCCGGCGCGCAGTGGGAGTTCTGGTACTCGGGCATCGAGGGCTTCAAGCACCAGGCGGGGACCAAGTACCGCCTTCGCATCCGCGAGGAGAAGGTGCCGAACCCGCCAGCCGACGCGCCCAACGTGCGGTGGGTGCTGGTCGAGGTGCTCGAGCAAAGCGCGGCGAAGCCTTAG
- a CDS encoding M14 family metallopeptidase, whose protein sequence is MTQASNEASLRTLAEQTDFKKTGRYDEVLRLAKAYERTWPEAVRSFEYGHTPEGRPLVALVASRTGALTSEEVAKRKIPVLLLQGGIHPGESDGKDAGFMALRDMLEARHPALERIAIVFVPVANVDGHERFGRWSRPNQVGPEEMGRRTTAQNLNMNRDYTKADAPEMQALLRLLTAWDPIVYADLHVTNGADFEHDVSVQVEPIYVGDPGLHPTGTALRDHVMQKLAASGSLPLPFYPSLLRRDDPASGFQVDAYLPRFSTGYFALRNRLTLLLETHSWKDYPTRVRITLNTISALVEWTDAEGARALALAQEIDAKAAKLGGTAVPVEYETGEHVTTVAFRGYAYTRTPSAVSGILATRYDPTKPEIWHVPLKDTVQTKRTEIAPRGGYVVSAAFAELVGERLALHGIAFRRLTAGIARAPVETFRASQVTFTPKPFEGRTMVSLDGQWRSEPRDIAVGSLFVPIEQAGARLIMALLEPAAPDSFASWGFFNAMYERKEYMDAYVTERVAEEMLARDPELRAEFARKLDDPSFARNPEARLDFFYRRHPSFDDHFELYPVFRANTVL, encoded by the coding sequence ATGACCCAAGCTTCGAACGAAGCGTCGCTTCGCACGCTTGCCGAGCAAACCGATTTCAAGAAGACGGGCCGGTACGACGAGGTTCTTCGTCTGGCCAAAGCTTACGAGCGGACATGGCCCGAGGCGGTCCGCTCGTTCGAGTACGGCCACACCCCCGAGGGGCGGCCGCTGGTGGCGCTGGTGGCCTCGAGGACGGGGGCGCTGACCTCCGAAGAGGTCGCGAAACGAAAGATCCCGGTGCTGCTCCTTCAAGGAGGCATCCACCCCGGCGAGAGCGACGGCAAGGACGCCGGCTTCATGGCGCTGCGCGACATGCTGGAGGCCCGGCACCCCGCGCTCGAGCGCATCGCGATTGTGTTCGTCCCCGTGGCCAACGTGGACGGCCACGAGCGCTTCGGCCGCTGGAGCCGCCCCAACCAAGTCGGCCCCGAGGAAATGGGCCGGCGCACCACCGCGCAGAACCTCAATATGAATCGCGATTACACCAAGGCGGACGCCCCCGAGATGCAGGCCCTGCTGCGCCTGCTCACCGCGTGGGATCCCATCGTGTACGCGGACCTTCACGTGACCAACGGCGCCGACTTCGAGCACGACGTGTCGGTCCAAGTGGAGCCCATTTACGTCGGCGATCCGGGCTTGCACCCGACCGGAACGGCGCTCCGCGATCATGTGATGCAAAAGCTCGCGGCCAGCGGCTCCCTCCCGCTGCCGTTCTATCCGAGCTTGCTGCGCCGCGACGATCCGGCCTCGGGTTTCCAGGTGGACGCGTATTTGCCCCGGTTCTCGACCGGCTATTTTGCGCTTCGCAACCGCTTGACGCTCTTGCTCGAAACGCACTCGTGGAAGGATTACCCCACGCGCGTGCGCATCACGCTGAACACCATTTCGGCCTTGGTCGAGTGGACCGACGCCGAGGGCGCGCGCGCCCTGGCCCTCGCGCAGGAAATCGATGCAAAGGCCGCCAAGCTCGGGGGAACGGCCGTTCCCGTGGAGTACGAGACCGGCGAACACGTCACGACCGTCGCGTTTCGCGGATATGCCTATACGCGCACGCCGTCGGCCGTCTCCGGTATTCTGGCCACCCGCTACGATCCCACCAAGCCGGAGATCTGGCACGTTCCGCTCAAGGACACGGTGCAAACCAAGCGCACCGAGATCGCGCCCAGAGGCGGTTACGTCGTCTCGGCGGCGTTCGCGGAGCTCGTCGGCGAGCGGCTGGCGCTGCATGGAATCGCCTTCCGCCGTCTGACGGCGGGCATCGCGCGAGCGCCGGTGGAGACGTTCCGCGCGAGCCAAGTCACCTTCACCCCGAAGCCCTTCGAAGGGCGCACGATGGTGTCGCTGGATGGTCAGTGGCGCTCGGAGCCGAGGGACATCGCCGTAGGCTCGCTGTTCGTGCCCATCGAGCAAGCCGGCGCGCGCCTGATCATGGCCTTGCTGGAGCCGGCGGCGCCCGACTCGTTCGCGTCGTGGGGATTCTTCAACGCCATGTACGAGCGCAAAGAGTACATGGATGCCTACGTGACCGAGCGGGTCGCGGAGGAGATGCTCGCGCGCGATCCCGAGCTTCGGGCGGAGTTTGCGCGCAAGCTCGACGATCCGAGCTTTGCGCGCAATCCCGAGGCGCGCCTCGACTTCTTCTACCGACGTCATCCGTCGTTCGACGACCACTTCGAGCTCTATCCGGTCTTCCGCGCGAACACCGTGCTCTAG
- a CDS encoding Hsp70 family protein: MRRCLGLDLGTTNSSLALADADRAVSLARFPHSGGLSETFRSILYFHPDAQDARRGITSIAGGEAIDRYLEADGTGRLIQSLKSYLADTGFESTNVFGRTYSLTELLSFLVRALRKIAEEQMGELGPRIVVGRPVHFSGGRADDDDAFAEGRLRTAIAAAGFEEIVFEYEPVAAAYYYESRLDHDELVLIADFGGGTSDFSLIRVGPSARKAKQADRILGNDGVGIAGDALDAKILHNLVSPSIGLGSSYQSMLGKELPVPVWIYAKLRRWHHLSFLKSKRTTELLREILDQSLEPEKIQALVHIIDHDLGYHLYRAVERSKVALSKSDRTTFLFEDDTLRIEHPLSRTDFEAWIAEETDAMSECVDRLLTRVGVDAREVDRVFMTGGTSFVPAVRNIFDTRFGSAKIEAGGEMISVASGLALRALDLDRA; encoded by the coding sequence ATGCGGAGATGTCTTGGGCTCGACTTAGGGACGACGAACAGCTCACTTGCTTTGGCCGATGCAGACCGTGCCGTCTCATTGGCTCGATTCCCGCATAGCGGCGGTCTCTCGGAGACGTTTCGCTCGATTCTTTATTTTCATCCCGACGCGCAGGATGCCCGCCGCGGAATCACCTCCATCGCAGGCGGGGAGGCGATAGACCGTTATCTCGAGGCCGATGGAACGGGCCGCCTGATTCAATCGCTCAAATCGTACCTGGCCGACACGGGCTTCGAGTCGACGAACGTCTTTGGCCGCACGTACTCGCTGACCGAGCTGCTCTCGTTTTTGGTGCGCGCCCTGCGCAAGATCGCCGAAGAGCAAATGGGCGAGCTCGGCCCGCGCATCGTGGTGGGGAGGCCGGTGCACTTCTCCGGCGGAAGAGCCGACGACGACGACGCCTTCGCGGAGGGCCGCCTGCGCACCGCCATCGCCGCCGCCGGCTTCGAGGAGATCGTCTTCGAATACGAGCCGGTGGCGGCCGCCTATTATTACGAATCGCGCCTCGACCACGACGAGCTGGTGCTCATTGCCGACTTCGGCGGCGGCACCAGCGACTTCTCCCTCATCCGCGTAGGCCCCAGCGCACGAAAAGCCAAACAGGCCGATCGCATCTTGGGCAACGATGGCGTCGGCATCGCCGGCGACGCCCTCGACGCCAAGATCCTCCACAACCTGGTGTCGCCCTCCATCGGCCTCGGCTCCTCGTACCAATCGATGCTGGGCAAAGAGCTCCCGGTGCCGGTGTGGATCTACGCGAAGCTCCGTCGCTGGCACCATTTGTCGTTTCTCAAGTCGAAGCGCACCACCGAGCTTTTGCGCGAGATCCTCGATCAGTCGTTGGAGCCCGAGAAGATCCAAGCGCTCGTGCACATCATCGACCACGATCTCGGCTACCATTTGTACCGCGCCGTCGAGCGGTCGAAGGTGGCCCTCTCGAAGAGCGACCGCACCACCTTCCTCTTCGAAGACGACACCCTGCGCATCGAGCACCCGCTCTCCCGCACCGACTTCGAGGCGTGGATTGCCGAGGAGACGGACGCGATGTCCGAGTGCGTCGATCGCCTGCTCACCCGCGTCGGCGTCGACGCCCGCGAGGTGGACCGCGTGTTCATGACCGGGGGAACCTCCTTCGTCCCGGCCGTCCGCAACATCTTCGACACGCGCTTCGGCTCCGCAAAAATCGAAGCCGGCGGCGAGATGATCTCGGTCGCCAGCGGCCTTGCCCTACGGGCGCTCGATCTGGATCGCGCATAA
- a CDS encoding aldo/keto reductase: protein MSQEKTSPRAIPLGATGPKVFPIALGCMGMSGMYGASADDEGVRTIHAAVERGVTLIDTGDFYGHGHNELLVRRALEGLGARRDELQISVKFGGMRSPDGAFIGIDCRPAAVKNFAAYSLKRLGVDVIDVYRPARLDPHVPIEDTVGAIADLIQRGYVRHMGLSEVGVETIRRAHAVHPVVDLQIEYSLASRGPEEKIFPVLEELGISATLYGVLSRGLLSGRKPSGPGDFRAHLPRFTGENGAHNEAIVERLRAFAARSNRTTAQIAVAWALAKQPKLVPLVGARTREQLDDVLGALAKPLSADELRALEDIVPPGSIRGDRYQAGQMAHLDSER from the coding sequence ATGAGCCAAGAGAAAACGAGCCCCCGCGCGATCCCGCTCGGTGCCACCGGTCCGAAGGTCTTTCCCATCGCGCTCGGTTGCATGGGCATGTCCGGGATGTACGGCGCGAGCGCCGACGACGAGGGCGTTCGAACGATCCACGCCGCCGTGGAGCGCGGCGTGACGTTGATCGACACCGGCGACTTTTATGGCCATGGGCACAACGAGCTGCTCGTGCGGCGTGCCCTGGAAGGGCTGGGCGCGCGCCGCGACGAGCTGCAGATATCCGTCAAGTTCGGGGGTATGCGCTCACCCGATGGCGCCTTCATCGGGATCGATTGCCGGCCCGCCGCCGTGAAGAACTTCGCCGCGTATAGCTTGAAGCGCCTCGGGGTGGACGTCATCGATGTGTATCGGCCCGCGCGGCTCGATCCGCACGTCCCCATCGAGGACACCGTGGGGGCCATCGCCGATTTGATTCAACGAGGATACGTCCGGCACATGGGGTTGTCGGAGGTCGGCGTCGAGACGATCCGCCGCGCGCATGCCGTGCACCCCGTGGTGGATTTGCAAATCGAGTATTCGCTCGCGAGCCGCGGCCCGGAGGAGAAGATCTTCCCCGTGCTCGAGGAGCTGGGCATCAGCGCGACCCTCTATGGCGTCCTCTCGCGCGGGTTGCTCAGCGGACGAAAGCCGAGCGGCCCCGGCGACTTCCGCGCGCACCTTCCGCGGTTCACCGGTGAGAACGGCGCCCACAACGAGGCCATCGTCGAACGCCTCCGCGCCTTTGCGGCGAGGTCGAACCGAACCACCGCCCAAATCGCCGTCGCGTGGGCGCTCGCCAAACAGCCGAAGCTCGTTCCCCTCGTCGGCGCGCGAACGCGCGAGCAGCTCGACGACGTGCTCGGCGCCCTCGCCAAGCCGCTCTCCGCCGACGAGCTTCGCGCATTGGAGGACATCGTCCCCCCCGGCTCGATCCGCGGTGACCGCTACCAAGCCGGCCAAATGGCGCACTTGGACAGCGAGCGCTAA
- a CDS encoding LysR family transcriptional regulator, whose product MNEDYGRNLNLNLLRVFVVVADCGSVTAAASQLYLTQPAISAALRRLTESVGAPLFMRQGRGLVLTHRGASLLATVRPHLSALVEAALDPAPFDPRTSEHILRLGFADAMEASLLPGLLRALEREAPRMRVISVPIQFRTVAAALMSRQIDAAITVADEMPPGIERRPLSKGSFVCLYDPRHVRLKKPLRERDYFARDHVIVSYNADLRGIVEDMLHKKRKVRCSVASFANVGAIVDGSSLLATVPHDVAHQICATRPHLRTMALPFDLGGAPLELLWHGADDDAAGRFIREKIIALAERGKHYSDENVRSRATRRSDRPPPHRRHRSDRASS is encoded by the coding sequence ATGAACGAGGATTATGGACGAAACCTCAATCTGAACCTTCTGCGCGTCTTCGTGGTGGTGGCCGATTGCGGGAGCGTCACGGCGGCGGCGTCGCAGCTGTATTTGACCCAGCCGGCCATCAGCGCCGCGTTGCGAAGGCTGACCGAGAGCGTCGGCGCCCCGCTCTTCATGCGGCAAGGCCGAGGCCTGGTGCTCACGCACCGCGGCGCGAGCCTGCTGGCCACCGTGCGTCCGCACCTCTCGGCCCTGGTCGAGGCGGCGCTGGATCCCGCGCCCTTCGATCCGCGCACGAGCGAGCACATTTTGCGATTGGGTTTCGCCGACGCCATGGAAGCGTCCCTCCTTCCGGGCCTCTTGCGGGCGCTCGAGCGGGAGGCCCCACGGATGCGCGTCATCTCCGTGCCCATCCAATTCCGCACGGTGGCGGCCGCCCTCATGTCGCGCCAAATCGACGCCGCCATCACGGTGGCGGACGAAATGCCGCCGGGCATCGAGCGCCGCCCCTTGTCCAAGGGCAGCTTCGTCTGCCTGTACGATCCACGCCACGTGCGTCTGAAGAAGCCCTTGCGCGAGCGCGACTACTTTGCGCGCGACCACGTCATCGTCTCCTACAACGCGGACCTCCGCGGCATCGTCGAGGACATGCTGCACAAGAAGCGCAAGGTGCGCTGCTCGGTCGCGAGCTTTGCAAACGTCGGAGCCATCGTCGATGGCTCCTCGCTCTTGGCGACCGTCCCCCACGACGTCGCCCATCAAATCTGCGCGACCCGCCCACATCTGCGCACGATGGCGTTACCCTTCGACCTCGGCGGCGCACCGCTGGAGCTTTTGTGGCACGGCGCCGACGACGACGCAGCCGGCCGTTTCATTCGCGAAAAGATTATCGCGCTGGCCGAGCGGGGAAAGCACTATTCTGACGAGAATGTCCGTTCTCGCGCAACTCGTCGAAGCGATCGCCCACCGCCACATCGCCGTCATCGATCTGACCGCGCCTCTTCATGA
- a CDS encoding cyclase family protein, translating into MSVLAQLVEAIAHRHIAVIDLTAPLHEGTPILNLPEPFGNTWRFQLEEISRYDERGPGWYWNNIRTGEHTGTHLDVPVHWATGKDGVDVSRVPVEQLIAPAVVLDFTEQSAADHDFLLQIAHVRAWESAHGPLPRGGWLLYRTGWDARGEREADFLNGGHTPGISPECAKWLAEESAIVGIGVETVGTDAGAAHSFEPAFPCHAHFLGKGKYGLTQLRRLRELPARGAVLMVAPLPIVGGSGSPCRVLALVERG; encoded by the coding sequence ATGTCCGTTCTCGCGCAACTCGTCGAAGCGATCGCCCACCGCCACATCGCCGTCATCGATCTGACCGCGCCTCTTCATGAGGGCACGCCCATCTTGAACCTGCCGGAGCCGTTCGGCAATACATGGCGCTTCCAGCTCGAAGAGATAAGCCGTTACGACGAGCGCGGGCCCGGGTGGTATTGGAACAATATCCGCACCGGGGAGCACACGGGGACGCACCTCGATGTGCCCGTACATTGGGCGACGGGCAAAGACGGAGTCGACGTATCGCGTGTACCGGTGGAGCAATTGATCGCGCCGGCCGTCGTTCTGGACTTTACGGAGCAGTCGGCGGCGGACCACGATTTCTTGTTGCAGATTGCCCATGTGCGAGCGTGGGAGTCCGCTCATGGGCCGCTGCCTCGCGGGGGGTGGCTTTTGTATCGAACCGGGTGGGATGCGCGCGGCGAGAGAGAGGCGGACTTCTTGAATGGCGGACACACGCCGGGGATTTCTCCGGAGTGCGCAAAGTGGTTGGCGGAGGAAAGTGCGATTGTGGGGATTGGCGTGGAGACGGTGGGGACGGACGCCGGGGCGGCGCACTCGTTCGAGCCGGCGTTCCCTTGTCACGCGCACTTTTTGGGCAAAGGGAAATATGGGCTTACGCAGCTGCGGCGATTGCGTGAATTGCCGGCGCGGGGCGCGGTGCTGATGGTGGCGCCGTTGCCGATTGTCGGCGGGTCGGGGAGTCCATGCCGGGTTTTGGCGTTGGTGGAGAGGGGGTAG
- the cas1 gene encoding CRISPR-associated endonuclease Cas1 → MVLADESELRSTDERGLADEGSVSEGPRPYVARSLWLSSEALGLTAKIDVVEGSEDGSVIPIEYKRGKAPEVPEGAYLPERAQLGAQVLLLREHGYICNAADIYFAGSKKRISIGIDDTLLTTVRDAVRRVRVLCSRTELPPPLEDSPKCDGCSLIGICLPDETNLLRKERSRADDAAPSALRRLHPARDDRLPLYVTEPGARIGVDGSELVVRGKEQTTRARLPNTSHVSLFGNVQISTQALRRLMEQGISVTFLSSGGWFYGRAEGIGSNNVDLRMAQHRAAADPATCLQLARAFVEAKIRNSRTMLRRNHDGIAQSVLFELEQLARKAAESERIESLLGLEGTAARVYFGAFSGMLRGEAARTFDLDGRNRRPPKDPVNALLSLAYATLARELTVALGNAGLDPLLGFYHRPRFGRPALALDMMEELRPVIADSVVLTALNTGVVGESDFLRHPVGVSLTPAARKRLLLAHERRMDQIVTHPVFGYQVSWRRMLEVQARLLGRFLLGEIPTYPQLRPR, encoded by the coding sequence ATGGTGCTCGCAGACGAGTCGGAGTTGCGCTCGACGGACGAGCGCGGGTTGGCGGATGAGGGGAGCGTATCAGAAGGTCCTCGGCCTTACGTCGCCCGCTCACTGTGGCTCTCGTCCGAGGCGCTCGGGCTCACGGCGAAGATCGATGTCGTCGAAGGGAGCGAAGATGGGAGTGTCATACCCATCGAATACAAGCGCGGCAAAGCGCCTGAAGTGCCCGAGGGGGCTTATTTACCGGAGAGGGCGCAGCTCGGCGCGCAAGTCCTGCTACTTCGGGAGCACGGTTACATTTGTAACGCGGCCGATATTTACTTCGCAGGCTCGAAAAAGCGGATCTCGATTGGAATCGACGACACGCTCCTGACGACGGTGCGCGACGCCGTGCGGAGGGTGCGCGTCTTGTGCTCGCGGACCGAGCTTCCTCCGCCGCTCGAAGACAGTCCGAAATGCGACGGCTGCTCCCTCATCGGAATTTGTTTGCCCGACGAAACAAATCTTTTACGAAAGGAGCGTTCGCGCGCAGACGACGCGGCGCCGTCTGCACTACGACGTTTGCATCCTGCACGCGACGATCGTCTTCCGCTCTATGTGACAGAGCCAGGCGCACGTATCGGTGTCGATGGCTCGGAGCTCGTCGTGCGCGGCAAGGAGCAGACGACACGTGCTCGGTTGCCGAACACCTCGCACGTCTCGCTCTTCGGCAACGTGCAAATCAGCACCCAGGCTCTTCGCCGTCTCATGGAGCAAGGAATTTCCGTAACTTTTCTGTCGAGCGGCGGCTGGTTCTACGGTCGCGCGGAAGGCATCGGCTCGAACAATGTCGATCTTCGTATGGCCCAACACCGGGCTGCGGCAGACCCCGCGACATGCCTGCAGCTCGCGCGTGCCTTCGTCGAAGCAAAGATCCGGAATTCCCGCACCATGCTACGTCGCAATCACGACGGCATTGCGCAGAGCGTACTCTTCGAACTCGAACAGCTCGCGCGCAAGGCCGCGGAGTCCGAGCGCATCGAGAGCCTGCTCGGCCTCGAGGGAACAGCCGCCCGGGTATACTTCGGCGCTTTCTCGGGCATGCTGCGTGGCGAGGCAGCGCGAACATTCGACCTGGATGGCCGCAACCGGCGCCCGCCGAAAGATCCGGTGAACGCGCTGCTGTCTCTCGCCTACGCGACGCTCGCGCGCGAGCTCACCGTTGCTCTTGGTAACGCCGGACTGGACCCGTTGCTAGGATTTTATCACCGTCCTCGATTCGGCCGTCCGGCACTCGCGCTCGATATGATGGAGGAGCTACGGCCGGTCATCGCCGATTCGGTGGTGCTCACCGCGCTCAATACAGGCGTCGTGGGCGAAAGCGATTTCTTGCGGCATCCCGTCGGCGTTTCGCTGACACCAGCCGCGCGAAAGCGCCTCCTGCTCGCACACGAACGCCGAATGGACCAAATCGTGACGCACCCCGTTTTCGGCTATCAAGTGAGCTGGCGCCGCATGCTCGAAGTGCAGGCGCGCCTCCTCGGCCGTTTCCTGCTCGGCGAGATCCCGACCTATCCTCAACTCCGACCTCGGTGA
- the cas2 gene encoding CRISPR-associated endonuclease Cas2, which produces MRQAFIVTYDVRDPKRLRRVYRVLRGYGRHLQLSVFQCELDARERVELMAKLRKAVHHDEDQVLFVDIGPADGRGATSIESIGVAYVPEERRAIIV; this is translated from the coding sequence ATGCGACAGGCCTTCATCGTCACCTACGACGTCCGCGACCCGAAACGCTTGCGCCGCGTGTACCGCGTGCTTCGCGGATACGGGCGCCATTTGCAGCTCTCCGTCTTCCAGTGCGAGCTCGATGCACGCGAGCGCGTCGAGCTCATGGCCAAGCTGCGCAAGGCGGTTCATCACGATGAGGATCAGGTGCTCTTCGTCGACATCGGGCCCGCAGATGGTCGCGGCGCGACCTCGATCGAGTCGATTGGCGTGGCGTATGTGCCGGAGGAAAGGCGAGCTATTATCGTTTGA
- the istA gene encoding IS21 family transposase yields the protein MIAPELRSRIRRLFFAEHWKIGTIAAELRLHRDTVEHAIEPQRFANVAYRASASMLDPYKAFIRATLETHPRLRATRVLEMIAQRGYEGSVWPLRRYVRRVRPISRHEAFFRLTTLPGEQAQVDWGSFGSITIGETRRPLSCFVMVLSYSRAIFARFVLDQTLESFLRCHVAAFHTYGGVPRALLYDNLKTAVLERVGDVIRFHPRLLDLAGHYHFSPQPVAPARGNQKGRVERAIRYLRESFFAARAFRSVEELNRKLDDWIGSVAHARIVPGDLHKRTIHDALEQERGRLLALPEHPFLCDYVRATASGKSPYIRFDGNDYSIPHTLVRKPLTLVASDALLRILDGNTEVARYPRSWEKGRQIETPQHLTALADEKRRAREHRGRNRLFAVCTSAEPFLHEVARHGGHLGGTTTRLLHLLEEHGESELQAALSDAHRRGAFTAQSVAHILDQRRRARGAPLQVPPVLPNDPRVRDIVVAPRSLAVYDKLAKSHDGEDEP from the coding sequence ATGATCGCGCCCGAGCTTCGCTCGCGCATTCGCCGCCTCTTCTTCGCCGAGCACTGGAAGATCGGCACCATCGCGGCCGAGCTCCGGCTCCACCGCGACACCGTCGAGCACGCGATCGAGCCACAGCGATTCGCCAATGTCGCCTATCGCGCGAGCGCTTCGATGCTCGATCCGTACAAAGCCTTCATCCGCGCGACCCTCGAGACCCACCCGCGACTGCGCGCCACCCGCGTGCTGGAAATGATCGCGCAGCGTGGTTACGAAGGCTCCGTGTGGCCGCTTCGGCGATATGTTCGGCGCGTCCGGCCCATCTCTCGGCACGAAGCCTTTTTCCGTCTCACGACGCTCCCAGGGGAGCAGGCTCAAGTCGATTGGGGCTCGTTCGGTTCCATCACCATCGGCGAGACACGGAGACCGCTCTCGTGCTTCGTGATGGTGCTCTCGTATTCGCGGGCCATCTTCGCCCGTTTCGTTCTCGATCAAACGCTCGAGAGCTTTCTGCGCTGCCACGTGGCGGCTTTCCATACGTATGGCGGTGTCCCGCGTGCCCTCCTTTACGATAATCTCAAGACGGCGGTGCTCGAGCGCGTGGGCGATGTCATCCGATTCCACCCTCGATTGCTCGATCTCGCCGGGCACTACCACTTCTCCCCCCAGCCCGTCGCGCCGGCGCGCGGCAATCAAAAGGGTCGTGTGGAGCGCGCCATTCGGTACCTACGCGAATCGTTCTTTGCCGCCCGCGCGTTTCGCTCCGTCGAAGAGCTCAATCGCAAACTGGACGACTGGATTGGCAGCGTCGCACATGCGCGCATCGTCCCTGGCGATCTGCACAAGCGCACCATCCATGACGCCCTCGAGCAGGAGCGCGGACGTCTGCTCGCTTTGCCCGAGCACCCTTTTCTCTGCGACTACGTTCGAGCTACCGCCTCCGGCAAATCACCCTACATCCGTTTCGACGGCAACGATTATTCGATTCCTCATACCCTCGTGCGCAAGCCACTGACACTCGTCGCATCCGACGCCCTGCTTCGCATCCTGGATGGCAACACCGAGGTCGCGCGCTACCCGAGGTCATGGGAGAAAGGACGGCAGATCGAGACGCCGCAGCACCTCACGGCGCTCGCCGACGAAAAACGACGTGCGCGCGAGCATCGCGGTCGGAATCGACTCTTTGCCGTGTGCACGAGCGCCGAGCCCTTCCTCCACGAGGTCGCGCGCCACGGCGGACACCTCGGAGGGACCACGACCCGATTGTTGCACCTGCTCGAGGAGCACGGCGAAAGCGAGCTCCAAGCCGCCCTTTCCGACGCCCATCGGCGTGGCGCGTTCACCGCGCAATCGGTTGCTCACATCCTCGACCAGCGCCGACGCGCCCGCGGCGCTCCGCTGCAAGTGCCCCCCGTACTGCCCAACGATCCGCGCGTGCGCGACATCGTCGTCGCACCGCGCTCACTCGCCGTCTACGACAAACTCGCCAAGAGCCACGACGGGGAGGACGAGCCATGA